One segment of Trichoplusia ni isolate ovarian cell line Hi5 unplaced genomic scaffold, tn1 tig00003104, whole genome shotgun sequence DNA contains the following:
- the LOC113507726 gene encoding U1 small nuclear ribonucleoprotein C: MPKYYCDYCDTYLTHDSPSVRKTHCTGRKHKDNVKFYYQKWMEEQAQHLIDATTAAFKAGKIAQNPFNKGAAIPPPWDPSVMGPGGPRPPVPAPGGPPGMLPPPSMGPGGPMAPPMMMGPHGPMPPMMGMRPPMMGPIMGPMGPMGPMGQMRPPLMNGPPMNK, translated from the coding sequence ATGCCTAAGTATTACTGCGATTATTGTGACACTTATTTAACGCACGATTCCCCAAGTGTAAGAAAAACACATTGCACTGGCAGAAAACACAAAGATAACGTAAAATTTTACTATCAGAAATGGATGGAAGAACAAGCACAACATCTCATAGACGCTACTACAGCAGCATTTAAAGCTGGTAAAATCGCTCAAAATCCATTTAATAAAGGAGCAGCTATTCCTCCACCATGGGACCCAAGTGTTATGGGTCCTGGTGGGCCCAGGCCACCTGTACCCGCGCCAGGAGGTCCTCCAGGCATGTTACCACCTCCTTCTATGGGCCCTGGCGGTCCCATGGCTCCGCCAATGATGATGGGACCTCACGGACCTATGCCGCCTATGATGGGCATGAGACCACCAATGATGGGACCTATAATGGGGCCAATGGGTCCCATGGGCCCTATGGGACAGATGCGACCACCCCTAATGAATGGGCCACCTATGAACAAATAG